ATTTTGTAGATGCAAACGGTGACCGTTCATATAACAACTTCATCGACGAAGATGGCGATGGTGTCAATGATAACTCCCTAAGACTTGGAAAGGGGTATGGGGATGGAAACGGATTCCAGAAGCAATACAGAAAAGGAGACAGATCGTGTATTCAGTAAAGACACGATGAAATAAATGGAACAAAAAAACGTATTGTACGAGTAAAAACAGGGTTCAGCCAATAATGCTGACCCCTTTCTATTACTATTTTGATTTCTTATAATTCCAGCACCCCAGTCATAATTCAATATTTTTCCCTTTCATTTGGTCTATTGGTAAAACCTATATTGAATACGAGTAGATTACAATATTGAGTACAAACAAGATGTTTTTGCTATGTCCTTGTTTCAAGTGGGGGAGTTATGTTGGTGGGTTCTAAAGCAAGGGGAGTAATCTGTGTTTTAGTTCTCTTTTTTATCTTATTGGCCACTACTTCTACAGTTTTTGCATCCACGCTCAAAGTAGCTGAAAGTGGAGACAAAATTTACTCAACAATACAAGAAGCTGTAATCAATGCCAGCAAGGGAGATACACTTTTAGTGTACCCAGGGACTTACGTTGAGAATATCTATATCGATAAGGAACTGACAATCATAGCAAATTCCGACTATCCATCAGATGTTATCATTCAAGCTGCCAGAATGGACGAACATATCTTACATATAAAAGCAGACGGAGTGACAATCAGTGGATTTATCATAAAGGATTCCAAAGGCCCTGAAAAAACAGGGATCTATCTTGATAGTGTTGAAAATTGCAATATTAGCCATAATGTTCTATCAGATAACCAAAACGGTGTCGGACTATTATCTTCCTCGGGAAATATCCTTATTGACAATAGTATTAATTCAAGTCATTGGGTTGGTATTTATCTTGAGCGTTCACATGATAATTTGCTGGCTAACAATTCCATTGTCCTGAATGGACGGGATGGTGTAGACTTTGAAGCTTCAAATAACAATTTGCTGAAAAATAATACTATTAATTTGAATAAGCAGAATGGTATTTCCCTGATTTCTTCTAATGGTAACACAATTAGCAATAATAAAATTAATTCAAACAACCAGTTTGGATTATTACTGGAAGAGTCTTCAAATAATACCCTAAGTGACAATTCCGTATTGGATAACATCAAAGGAATCAATATAGAAGGCTATGCTGGTAATCACATTTACGGAAATAACATTGTCGATAAGGAAACACAAGGGATGCCGTTCATAAATCCAAAATCAACATTGTTAATACTTGGAATTGTATTTGTTTTTCTCAGGGTCAGACGAAAAATATGAGGCAAAATTTATTGTGTGGATTATTTGATGGGTAAAAACAAATCTATAGGGTATTGGTCAGCAGTTTCTATAGGCATTGGTGGAATGGTTGGCGGGGGTATCTTTGCAGTTCTTGGTCTTGCCGTTGAACTTGGGCAAGGGGAGACGCCGATAGCGTTTATGTTTGCCGGTGTAGTCGCATTGCTAACATCATATTCCTACGCAAAATTGTCTGTCCGCTATCCTTCAGAAGGAGGAACAGTCGAATTCCTGAATCAGGCGTTTGGTTCAGGTTTGGTTACAGGAGGACTCAATGTTCTTCTATGGTTAAGCTATGTTGTGATGCTTTCCCTTTATGCTTATGCTTTTGGAAGCTATGGATCCACGTTTTTCCCAGAACCCTATCAGATAATTTTAAGGCATGTATTCACCAGCATCATTATAGTCTTATTAACTGTGGTAAACATCATTGGTGCAAATGTAGTTGGTAAATCCGAAGAATGGATTGTAGGTTTTAAGGTTGCTATTTTATTGACATTCATAGGCGTAGGCATCTGGAGCGTTAAAACCCAGCAGTTCCAACCCGCAGTTGTTTCTAATCCGTTGCAATTGATAGCTGCAGGAATGATTATTTTTCTGGCTTATGAGGGGTTTGAACTGATAGCAAACACGGCAAATGATGTGAAAAATCCGGCAAAAACACTTCCAAGAGCTTATTATTCAGCAGTCATCTTTGTAATTTTACTTTATGTACTAATTGCTCTTGTTACTGTTGGGAATGTATCAATAGATACCATAGTACAGTCTAAGGACTATGCTCTTGCTGTAGCTGCAAAACCTTTTTTAGGAAATTTTGGTTTCAATCTCGTTGCGGTTGCAGCTCTCTTATCAACAGCTTCAGCAATTAATGCAACATTATATGGTGCTTCACGGGTGAGTTACATAATAGCCAAGGACGGAGAATTGCCTGAAATATTAGAAGAAAAAATATGGAATCGACCAATTGAGGGTCTGCTGATTACCTCGGCTTTCACACTTCTTGTCGCAAATATATTTGATCTTTCCAGTATTTCAATAATGGGAAGTGCTGGATTTCTAATACTCTTTGGAGCTGTAAACGCTTCTAACGCTCGCTTGCATCGGAAAACTGGAAGTCACAGGTGGATATCAATATTAGGTACGATTGTTTGCTTCATTGCTCTTTTTGCATTGATCTGGTACACAGTGAACAATTCACCTAAAGATCTTTTCATCTTGGCTTTTATGCTTTGTTCAGCGTTTGGTGTAGAATTTGTTTATAGAAGGGTTACAGGCAGAAGCATAACGAAGATTCATAACTAAGTTTTTATCTTCAGATCTCTTGGTGGAGAAACATGGATAAAGGGGAATCATCCTTTCCAAATGCTTTTTTTACTTCTAGATGGACTACATGCAATTAGCCATCTTGATACGACTGTTTTTATTAACCACAAACTAAATGTATGTTTACACCTAATGCAAAGTAAGCATATCCAGAATGAAGATCTCAAATAAGGTCGATACATTGTTTATGTGGGGTTTACACTATGAATGATCAAAATAAGCGTGCTTTTATCCTGATTTTTGGAATTCCGATAGCGATTCTGCTATTGATATTAATAGGTCAGTCATCAGGATTGCTTCAGGCCGGGCTCCTGTCCTCAGATGATGGTAATCTGCCAGATGGAGATACTGTA
The DNA window shown above is from Methanohalophilus levihalophilus and carries:
- a CDS encoding APC family permease — its product is MGKNKSIGYWSAVSIGIGGMVGGGIFAVLGLAVELGQGETPIAFMFAGVVALLTSYSYAKLSVRYPSEGGTVEFLNQAFGSGLVTGGLNVLLWLSYVVMLSLYAYAFGSYGSTFFPEPYQIILRHVFTSIIIVLLTVVNIIGANVVGKSEEWIVGFKVAILLTFIGVGIWSVKTQQFQPAVVSNPLQLIAAGMIIFLAYEGFELIANTANDVKNPAKTLPRAYYSAVIFVILLYVLIALVTVGNVSIDTIVQSKDYALAVAAKPFLGNFGFNLVAVAALLSTASAINATLYGASRVSYIIAKDGELPEILEEKIWNRPIEGLLITSAFTLLVANIFDLSSISIMGSAGFLILFGAVNASNARLHRKTGSHRWISILGTIVCFIALFALIWYTVNNSPKDLFILAFMLCSAFGVEFVYRRVTGRSITKIHN
- a CDS encoding right-handed parallel beta-helix repeat-containing protein translates to MGSKARGVICVLVLFFILLATTSTVFASTLKVAESGDKIYSTIQEAVINASKGDTLLVYPGTYVENIYIDKELTIIANSDYPSDVIIQAARMDEHILHIKADGVTISGFIIKDSKGPEKTGIYLDSVENCNISHNVLSDNQNGVGLLSSSGNILIDNSINSSHWVGIYLERSHDNLLANNSIVLNGRDGVDFEASNNNLLKNNTINLNKQNGISLISSNGNTISNNKINSNNQFGLLLEESSNNTLSDNSVLDNIKGINIEGYAGNHIYGNNIVDKETQGMPFINPKSTLLILGIVFVFLRVRRKI